Proteins from a genomic interval of uncultured Desulfuromusa sp.:
- a CDS encoding ABC transporter ATP-binding protein — MKISLSDLCFGYADRLVLKEFNCIFASGAITAVLGVNGSGKTTLLKMMSRLLKPDRGCIFLDETDLLSLSRKKSAQTTGYISQTYETARLRVFDYLLIGRTPYRRYAYDPEDEQIVLQVLDDLELSSFADRWLGELSGGEVQKIVIARALVQQPEVLLLDEPTNNLDLKNQLEVMKILSKCSRQRRMTVIFSIHDINLALRFADDFLLLDQGQVLMAGDKTNLSAESLSHAYGTPLIIHEVSGELLVLPQ, encoded by the coding sequence ATGAAAATATCCCTTTCTGATCTTTGTTTTGGCTATGCTGATCGGCTTGTCCTGAAAGAATTTAATTGTATCTTTGCTTCCGGGGCCATCACGGCTGTTCTCGGAGTGAACGGATCTGGAAAAACAACCCTCCTGAAGATGATGAGCCGGTTGCTCAAACCCGACCGTGGTTGCATTTTCCTTGATGAAACGGATTTGTTGAGTCTGTCCCGGAAAAAAAGTGCACAAACAACCGGTTACATCAGCCAGACATATGAAACAGCACGTTTGCGGGTGTTTGATTATCTGTTGATTGGACGAACGCCATACCGCAGATACGCTTATGATCCCGAAGATGAACAGATCGTTTTACAGGTTCTGGATGATCTTGAACTTTCATCCTTTGCTGACCGTTGGCTTGGAGAACTCAGTGGTGGGGAAGTGCAGAAAATCGTTATCGCTCGGGCTCTGGTGCAGCAGCCCGAGGTTCTGTTGCTTGATGAGCCGACAAATAATCTCGATCTGAAAAATCAGCTGGAGGTGATGAAGATATTGAGTAAGTGTTCTCGGCAGCGCCGGATGACGGTGATTTTCAGCATCCATGACATCAACTTGGCGCTACGGTTTGCGGATGATTTTTTATTGCTTGACCAAGGTCAGGTCCTGATGGCGGGTGATAAAACCAACCTGTCTGCAGAGTCACTCAGCCACGCTTATGGAACCCCTTTAATCATTCATGAAGTTTCTGGTGAACTGCTGGTTCTGCCTCAGTGA
- a CDS encoding iron ABC transporter permease produces MDSSFTAYRRSVYRQRLWLVIATLILLMTALVALLIGPVALGFEDFLPVSRTTTQDLGRHIIWQIRMPRICGAMLGGAGFSVAGMVLQTILRNPLASPSTLGISQGAAFGAACGVIILGLLDANVGNQSAMLSYHPYLISSLAFAGALATTTCIALLATIYRVNREMIILAGVALSAFFMAGTTILQYFADETQLASIVSWTFGDVGRASWSELKIMVLIVGSGLLFIYRQTMKFNALLAGTDAAGALGVSVVRLRLLSITVAALMTAIIVTFFGVISFVGLVAPHMARIIVGEKAEVLLPMSALLGALLLLGADLIGRLVLSPVILPAGVITAFMGTPIFFFLLFGGKRQ; encoded by the coding sequence ATGGATAGTTCTTTCACCGCATACCGCCGTAGCGTTTACAGGCAGCGTCTGTGGCTTGTTATTGCCACCCTGATTCTCCTGATGACAGCCTTGGTTGCTTTGCTCATTGGTCCCGTAGCTCTTGGTTTTGAAGATTTTTTGCCGGTTTCCAGGACAACGACACAAGATCTTGGCCGACATATTATCTGGCAGATCCGCATGCCACGCATTTGTGGCGCGATGCTCGGTGGTGCCGGATTTTCAGTCGCAGGGATGGTGCTGCAAACAATTCTTCGCAACCCCCTCGCCTCTCCATCAACCCTTGGTATTTCACAGGGAGCGGCTTTTGGTGCCGCCTGCGGGGTGATTATTCTGGGGCTTCTGGACGCTAATGTCGGTAACCAGTCAGCGATGCTCAGCTATCATCCTTATCTGATCAGTTCTCTGGCTTTTGCCGGTGCATTGGCAACAACTACCTGTATCGCTCTGCTGGCTACCATTTACCGCGTCAATCGAGAAATGATTATCCTTGCCGGTGTTGCCTTGAGCGCATTTTTTATGGCGGGAACAACGATTCTGCAATACTTTGCTGATGAAACCCAGCTTGCAAGTATTGTTTCCTGGACGTTTGGCGATGTTGGACGTGCCAGCTGGAGTGAATTGAAAATCATGGTCCTGATTGTTGGCAGCGGACTTTTATTTATTTACCGGCAGACCATGAAATTCAACGCTTTGCTTGCCGGGACAGATGCTGCTGGCGCTCTTGGGGTTTCGGTTGTGCGTCTACGTTTACTCAGTATCACTGTTGCTGCTTTGATGACAGCTATTATTGTGACATTCTTTGGAGTGATCAGTTTTGTTGGTTTGGTGGCTCCACATATGGCACGCATCATCGTGGGTGAAAAAGCAGAGGTCCTGCTGCCGATGTCTGCTCTTTTGGGAGCGTTACTGCTGTTGGGTGCCGACCTGATCGGCCGGCTGGTTCTCTCTCCAGTGATTCTTCCAGCCGGAGTTATTACCGCATTTATGGGAACGCCGATTTTCTTTTTCCTCCTGTTTGGAGGCAAGCGGCAATGA
- a CDS encoding ABC transporter substrate-binding protein, which yields MKNQRYKYRKGLKHFLTIVFLCVLLPNSVFAQQIFPLTVTDLKGRQVVFSAPAERIVALRSALGSVCYMQLCDQVVGVEDLEARPSEWLGSVGRSYRLAHPRLAELPIIGSRNQPDPERLLSVKADVIFIGSGDVRFADNLQHKTGIPVLFVENGDLAEHRSRFERSMRLIGEVCDRDQRAQEIIERIDLAVADLQRRTEGIAAVPSVYIGGMNFRIAHGLTGTSAAYPPFRLLGVNNIADSVQTGNTPVKGRFTIDSEALLNADPETLFICQSGLELALHDLQNPLYRSLRAIANKRVYGIVPHYYAASPDTVLAETYYMGTVLFPERFADIDVPSMADEWYRFFVGKSLYADMERIFGGFGPLFLN from the coding sequence GTGAAAAACCAGCGGTATAAATACAGAAAAGGATTGAAACATTTTTTGACCATTGTTTTTCTTTGCGTCTTGCTTCCGAATTCTGTTTTTGCCCAGCAGATTTTTCCTCTGACGGTGACTGATCTCAAAGGGAGACAGGTGGTATTTTCTGCTCCGGCTGAACGGATCGTAGCTCTTCGTTCAGCCTTGGGAAGCGTTTGTTATATGCAGCTCTGCGATCAGGTCGTCGGCGTTGAAGATCTTGAGGCGCGTCCCTCGGAATGGCTCGGGTCCGTTGGACGCTCCTACCGTTTAGCGCATCCCCGGTTGGCAGAGTTGCCGATTATTGGCAGCCGCAATCAACCAGACCCTGAGCGTCTTCTCAGTGTTAAAGCAGATGTGATTTTTATTGGTAGTGGTGATGTCCGTTTTGCCGACAATCTGCAACACAAAACCGGAATACCCGTCTTGTTTGTTGAAAATGGTGATCTGGCGGAACATCGGAGCAGGTTTGAGCGTTCAATGAGGTTGATCGGTGAGGTCTGCGATCGGGACCAGCGCGCACAAGAAATTATAGAACGCATTGATTTGGCGGTTGCTGATCTGCAACGGCGAACCGAGGGGATAGCCGCTGTGCCATCGGTTTATATTGGCGGTATGAACTTTCGGATAGCTCATGGTCTCACCGGGACCAGCGCAGCATACCCCCCTTTTCGTCTGCTTGGTGTTAACAATATTGCCGATTCAGTTCAGACGGGGAACACTCCCGTCAAAGGGCGTTTCACTATTGATTCGGAAGCGCTTCTCAATGCTGATCCAGAAACGCTTTTTATCTGTCAAAGTGGTCTTGAACTGGCTCTCCATGATTTGCAAAATCCGCTCTACAGGTCTTTAAGGGCCATAGCAAACAAGCGGGTTTACGGTATCGTTCCTCACTACTACGCTGCGAGTCCAGATACGGTTCTGGCTGAGACCTATTATATGGGAACCGTTCTTTTTCCTGAACGCTTTGCGGATATCGATGTCCCCTCTATGGCAGATGAGTGGTACCGTTTTTTTGTCGGTAAGTCTTTATATGCCGATATGGAACGGATATTTGGCGGTTTTGGCCCGCTGTTTCTCAATTGA